In Lemur catta isolate mLemCat1 chromosome 1, mLemCat1.pri, whole genome shotgun sequence, one DNA window encodes the following:
- the LOC123620320 gene encoding polyadenylate-binding protein 2 isoform X1, with translation MAAAAAAAAAAGAAGGRGSGPGRRRHLVPGAGGEAGEGAPGGAGDYGNGLESEELEPGELLLEPEPEPEPEEEPPRPRAPPGAPGPGPGSGAPGSQEEEEEPGLVEGDPGDGAIEDPELEAIKARVREMEEEAEKLKELQNEVEKQMNMSPPPGNAGPVIMSIEEKMEADARSIYVGNVDYGATAEELEAHFHGCGSVNRVTILCDKFSGHPKGFAYIEFSDKESVRTSLALDESLFRGRQIKVIPKRTNRPGISTTDRGFPRARYRARTTNYNSSRSRFYSGFNSRPRGRVYRGRARATSWYSPY, from the exons atggcggcggcggcggcggcggcagcagcagcgggGGCTGCGGGCGGTCGGGGCTCCGGGCCGGGGCGGCGGCGCCATCTTGTGCCCGGGGCCGGTggggaggccggggagggggccCCGGGGGGCGCAGGGGACTACGGGAACGGCCTGGAGTCTGAGGAACTGGAGCCTGGGGAGCTGCTGCTGGAGCCCGAGCCGGAGCCCGAGCCCGAAGAGGAgccgccccggccccgcgccccccCGGGAGCTCCGGGCCCTGGGCCTGGCTCGGGAGCCCCCGgcagccaggaggaggaggaggagccgggACTGGTCGAGGGCGACCCGGGGGACGGCGCCATTGAGGACCCG GAGCTGGAAGCCATCAAAGCTCGGGTCAGGGAGATGGAGGAAGAAGCTGAGAAGCTAAAGGAGCTACAGAACGAGGTAGAGAAGCAGATGAATATGAGTCCACCTCCAGGCAATG CTGGCCCAGTGATCATGTCCATTGAAGAGAAAATGGAGGCTGATGCCCGTTCCATCTACGTTGGCAAT GTGGACTACGGTGCAACAGCAGAAGAGCTGGAAGCTCACTTTCATGGTTGTGGCTCAGTCAACCGTGTTACCATACTGTGTGACAAATTTAGTGGCCATCCCAAAGG GTTTGCATATATAGAGTTCTCAGACAAAGAGTCAGTGAGGACTTCCCTGGCCTTAGATGAGTCCCTATTTAGAGGAAGACAAATCAAG GTGATCCCAAAACGAACCAACAGACCAGGCATCAGCACAACAGACCGGGGTTTCCCACGAGCCCGCTACCGTGCCCGGACTACCAACTACAACAGTTCCCGCTCTCGATTCTACAGTGGTTTTAACAGCAGGCCCCGGGGTCGCGTCTACAG GGGCCGGGCTAGAGCGACATCATGGTATTCCCCTTACTAA